In Flammeovirgaceae bacterium 311, one DNA window encodes the following:
- a CDS encoding Fructosamine/Ketosamine-3-kinase (COG3001 Fructosamine-3-kinase) yields MFDSPNQFLEQALFIATGQELQLLDMQMKGGGCINQTIYLKTSGGEFFIKWNDTAEAEMFEAEAKGLALLREAKALPVPEVIGLGVVEGRYFLLLEYLDSRPHRKDYWQRLGQGLAQLHSCSADTYGLSHNNYIGRLPQNNEPLTDWLEFFIKRRLEPQLGLAYYNQQVDKAFLEQFRRLYPRLQELLQTEPPALLHGDLWSGNVMAGPEGAAWIIDPAVYYGHREAELAFTKLFGGFDAAFYSAYQEAKPMEKGYQERFDIYNLYPLLVHVNLFGAGYLSGVQQTLRRYR; encoded by the coding sequence ATGTTCGATAGCCCCAACCAGTTTCTTGAGCAGGCCCTCTTTATCGCCACCGGTCAGGAGCTCCAACTGCTGGATATGCAAATGAAGGGCGGGGGCTGCATTAACCAAACCATATATTTGAAAACCAGTGGAGGGGAGTTTTTTATTAAGTGGAATGATACCGCCGAAGCTGAAATGTTTGAGGCCGAAGCAAAAGGCCTGGCGTTACTGCGGGAAGCGAAAGCCCTGCCAGTACCTGAGGTTATAGGGCTGGGAGTGGTAGAAGGGAGGTATTTTCTGTTGCTGGAGTACCTGGACAGCCGTCCCCACCGCAAAGATTACTGGCAGCGGCTGGGGCAGGGGCTGGCACAATTGCACAGCTGTTCGGCAGATACCTATGGCCTTAGCCACAATAACTACATAGGGCGACTGCCCCAGAACAACGAGCCGCTGACAGACTGGCTTGAATTTTTTATAAAGCGCCGCCTGGAGCCACAACTGGGACTGGCCTACTACAACCAGCAGGTAGATAAAGCCTTTCTGGAACAGTTTCGCCGGCTGTATCCCCGCCTGCAGGAGCTGCTGCAAACAGAACCACCTGCACTGCTGCACGGCGATTTGTGGAGTGGCAATGTAATGGCAGGACCCGAAGGCGCTGCCTGGATCATTGACCCGGCTGTGTACTATGGTCACAGAGAAGCAGAACTTGCCTTTACAAAGTTGTTTGGTGGTTTCGATGCCGCCTTCTATAGTGCCTATCAGGAAGCAAAGCCCATGGAAAAGGGCTACCAGGAACGGTTTGATATTTACAACCTTTACCCCCTGCTGGTGCATGTAAACCTTTTTGGTGCCGGCTACCTAAGCGGTGTACAACAAACACTCAGGCGTTACCGCTGA
- a CDS encoding GTPase RsgA (COG1162 Predicted GTPases), whose amino-acid sequence MSELLRGRVIKSTGLWYEVEDEQGQRWTARLRGKFKIKDLNVTNPLAVGDWVKLEPLEEAGGDEQAVITDIEPRQNYLIRRSIHNKHKSHILAANLDQAVLIATLAQPRTSLGFIDRFLVSAEAYRIPAVIVFNKKDLLKEKGHAYLQELMAIYEPLGYTCIAISAKEQSGIDTFNQLLEGKLSLLSGHSGVGKSTLLNKISPEANQKTAEISSFANKGTHTTTFAEMFQVSSTTWVIDTPGIKELGLADMEDDPLDHYFPEMRALMGECRFNNCTHTHEPDCAVMDAVEAGKIAPSRYDSYIGMLGEEENHR is encoded by the coding sequence ATGAGCGAATTACTACGCGGCAGGGTTATTAAATCAACAGGCCTTTGGTATGAGGTAGAAGACGAGCAGGGTCAGCGCTGGACGGCAAGGCTGCGTGGCAAATTCAAGATAAAAGACCTGAATGTAACCAATCCCCTTGCCGTTGGCGATTGGGTAAAACTGGAGCCGCTCGAAGAAGCCGGCGGTGATGAGCAGGCTGTTATCACAGATATTGAGCCCCGCCAGAACTACCTTATCCGCCGCAGCATTCACAACAAGCATAAATCACACATCCTTGCAGCCAACCTCGATCAGGCTGTGCTGATCGCCACCCTGGCTCAGCCCCGTACCTCCCTGGGTTTTATCGACCGCTTCCTGGTATCGGCAGAGGCTTACCGCATTCCCGCTGTGATTGTATTCAATAAAAAAGACCTGCTCAAAGAAAAGGGGCACGCCTACCTGCAGGAGCTCATGGCCATATACGAGCCACTCGGCTATACCTGCATTGCTATTTCGGCCAAAGAGCAAAGCGGCATCGATACCTTTAACCAGCTGCTGGAAGGTAAGCTTAGCCTGCTCTCCGGCCACAGTGGTGTTGGTAAAAGTACCCTGCTCAATAAAATATCGCCGGAAGCAAACCAGAAAACGGCCGAAATCAGCTCATTTGCCAATAAAGGAACCCACACCACCACCTTTGCGGAAATGTTTCAGGTGAGCAGTACTACCTGGGTAATTGATACTCCCGGTATTAAGGAGCTGGGCCTGGCCGACATGGAAGACGATCCGCTGGACCATTATTTTCCTGAAATGAGGGCGCTAATGGGCGAGTGCCGTTTTAACAACTGCACCCATACCCACGAACCCGACTGTGCTGTTATGGATGCCGTTGAAGCAGGCAAGATTGCTCCCTCCCGCTACGACAGCTATATCGGTATGCTGGGAGAAGAAGAAAATCACAGATAA
- a CDS encoding fructose-1,6-bisphosphatase (COG0158 Fructose-1,6-bisphosphatase), whose amino-acid sequence MTKENLGLPVGTTLDRFIKRKQDDFPYATGELSQLLRDIALAGKIINREITRCGLINLAGAFGATNVQGEEQQKLDVVANIRFIRALRNGGEVCAIISEEEEGIIDLDNPNGKYVVAMDPLDGSSNIDVNVSIGTIFSIYRRKSDTGSPITDADVLQRGVEQVAAGYLLYGTSSILVYTTGYGVNGFTYESSMGEFFLSHQNIKSPEDGKIFSVNEGSYNSFDAGVKEYIEYCKANEFSGRYIGSLVADFHRNLMKGGIYMYPGSVKAPEGKLRLIYECNALAFIAEQAGGRATNGDQRIMELAPGKLHERTPLFIGSKKMVEMAGTIIRQHELQRTAVDTL is encoded by the coding sequence ATGACAAAGGAAAATCTTGGTTTACCTGTTGGTACAACATTAGATCGATTTATTAAAAGAAAACAAGATGATTTTCCCTATGCCACTGGTGAGCTTTCTCAGTTGTTGCGGGATATAGCCCTGGCTGGTAAGATTATTAACCGTGAAATTACCCGCTGCGGCCTGATTAACCTGGCTGGTGCTTTTGGTGCCACAAATGTACAGGGTGAGGAACAGCAGAAGCTGGATGTGGTTGCCAATATTCGCTTTATCCGTGCATTGCGCAATGGGGGTGAGGTTTGTGCCATCATTTCGGAAGAAGAAGAAGGGATTATAGACCTGGATAATCCCAACGGTAAATATGTAGTGGCCATGGACCCGCTCGATGGCTCCTCTAATATTGATGTAAATGTTTCAATTGGAACCATTTTTTCAATATACCGCCGTAAATCAGATACCGGCAGCCCCATTACCGATGCAGATGTACTGCAAAGGGGGGTAGAGCAGGTGGCTGCAGGTTACCTGCTGTATGGCACCTCCAGCATACTGGTGTATACAACAGGTTATGGTGTGAATGGCTTTACCTACGAGTCTTCCATGGGTGAGTTTTTCCTTTCGCACCAGAATATTAAATCGCCGGAAGACGGAAAAATATTTTCTGTGAACGAAGGTAGCTACAACAGCTTCGATGCAGGTGTAAAAGAATACATCGAATACTGTAAAGCGAATGAGTTCAGTGGCAGGTACATAGGTTCGCTGGTGGCAGATTTTCACCGGAACCTAATGAAAGGCGGCATTTACATGTACCCTGGTTCAGTGAAGGCTCCGGAAGGAAAGCTAAGGCTGATCTATGAGTGCAATGCACTGGCCTTTATTGCAGAGCAGGCTGGTGGCCGTGCAACAAACGGGGATCAGCGTATTATGGAGCTGGCGCCGGGTAAACTGCATGAGCGTACGCCGCTCTTTATCGGCTCCAAAAAAATGGTGGAGATGGCCGGTACTATTATCAGACAACACGAACTGCAGCGCACAGCTGTAGATACTTTATAA
- a CDS encoding protein-tyrosine-phosphatase (COG0394 Protein-tyrosine-phosphatase): MDKIKVLFVCLGNICRSPMAEAIFHHKIAEKGLADYFEADSAGTGDYHVGGPADRRTISTVERMGIKIAHSARQVTTPDLQYYHYVLAMDAENMEILNTLAEADVALGGRIYLMRDFEPGAQPHNTANENQPYTNIDPLADNPRDPLTPNLAVPDPYYGGEEGFQEVFDILDRTIENFISFVVRKHKLPSHVR; this comes from the coding sequence ATGGATAAAATAAAAGTACTGTTTGTGTGCCTGGGCAACATATGCCGGTCACCCATGGCAGAAGCCATCTTTCATCATAAAATTGCAGAAAAGGGATTAGCGGATTATTTTGAGGCAGACTCTGCCGGTACTGGCGATTACCATGTGGGCGGCCCTGCTGACAGACGCACCATCAGTACCGTTGAACGAATGGGGATCAAAATAGCTCACTCGGCCCGCCAGGTAACTACACCTGATTTACAGTACTATCATTATGTACTGGCTATGGATGCTGAGAACATGGAAATACTAAACACCCTGGCCGAAGCTGATGTAGCACTGGGTGGCCGCATTTACCTGATGCGCGATTTTGAACCCGGTGCCCAGCCCCATAATACCGCTAATGAAAACCAGCCTTATACCAATATTGATCCCCTGGCAGATAACCCCCGTGATCCCTTAACCCCAAATCTGGCCGTACCCGATCCTTATTATGGGGGAGAAGAGGGATTCCAGGAGGTGTTTGATATCCTTGACCGCACCATTGAAAACTTTATCAGTTTTGTGGTTCGTAAGCACAAGCTGCCGTCCCATGTTCGATAG
- a CDS encoding 3-deoxy-D-manno-octulosonic-acid transferase (COG1519 3-deoxy-D-manno-octulosonic-acid transferase), which yields MMLQKWLYTLGLGGYRTVLKLAAPLHPKAKKMLEGRQQLPERIRTAMLGNTAPVVWFHCASLGEFEQGRPVMEALRREFPEYKIFLTFFSPSGYEIRKDYNGADWIFYLPLDSAGNASQLLEAVNPSLAVFVKYEFWYYYLQELHKRNTPTLLISAIFRSNQLFFRPHGSFYRQMLDYFSQLFVQNEESARLLKEIGVQHVSIAGDTRFDRVLTISRQAKAVPLAKAFAADKPVMVVGSSWPADIEVLAPLVQQYRGRVKFIIAPHEMGESGLQHTEKMFAATTVRYTNTTPAEAATAEVLLIDTIGLLSSLYALGTWAYVGGSFGKGLHNTLEAAVWGIPVFFGNRNYLKFAEARELIDVEAAYAIADSAELLAIFGVLFDNEQKRKAAGEAAARYVAAQAGATEKIIQYCKSIL from the coding sequence ATGATGCTCCAGAAGTGGCTTTACACCCTTGGCCTTGGCGGCTACCGCACAGTTTTAAAGCTGGCTGCTCCGCTGCACCCTAAAGCAAAAAAAATGCTGGAAGGGCGGCAACAGCTGCCGGAACGCATCCGTACAGCCATGCTGGGTAATACAGCCCCGGTGGTGTGGTTTCACTGTGCCTCCCTGGGAGAGTTTGAACAGGGCCGACCGGTTATGGAAGCCCTGCGCCGGGAGTTTCCGGAGTATAAAATATTCCTGACTTTCTTTTCACCCTCAGGCTACGAAATCAGGAAAGACTACAACGGGGCCGACTGGATCTTTTACCTGCCACTGGATTCTGCCGGCAATGCCAGCCAGCTGCTGGAAGCAGTTAATCCAAGCCTGGCTGTATTTGTTAAATACGAGTTCTGGTACTACTACCTGCAGGAGCTCCATAAGCGGAACACACCTACCCTGCTAATCTCCGCCATCTTCCGCTCTAACCAGTTATTTTTCAGGCCTCATGGAAGCTTTTACCGGCAAATGCTCGATTATTTCAGCCAGTTGTTCGTGCAGAATGAGGAGTCGGCCAGGCTGCTGAAGGAAATTGGGGTGCAGCATGTAAGCATAGCAGGTGATACTCGTTTTGACAGGGTACTCACCATTAGCCGGCAGGCCAAAGCTGTTCCCCTGGCAAAGGCTTTTGCAGCTGATAAACCAGTAATGGTTGTTGGCAGCAGCTGGCCGGCCGATATAGAGGTACTGGCGCCCCTGGTGCAGCAGTATCGGGGAAGGGTAAAGTTTATCATAGCACCCCATGAGATGGGCGAAAGCGGGCTGCAGCATACTGAAAAGATGTTTGCAGCTACAACAGTGCGCTACACCAACACCACTCCTGCAGAGGCCGCAACGGCAGAAGTACTGCTGATCGATACCATTGGTCTCCTTTCGTCGCTCTATGCATTGGGCACCTGGGCTTATGTAGGCGGTAGTTTTGGTAAAGGCCTCCATAATACGCTCGAGGCTGCCGTTTGGGGCATCCCGGTATTCTTCGGAAATCGCAATTACCTCAAATTTGCCGAAGCCAGAGAACTTATTGACGTGGAAGCTGCCTATGCAATTGCAGATTCTGCAGAACTCTTGGCTATTTTTGGCGTTTTGTTTGATAATGAGCAGAAGCGAAAAGCTGCCGGCGAGGCTGCTGCCCGCTATGTGGCAGCGCAGGCGGGTGCCACCGAAAAAATCATTCAGTATTGCAAAAGTATACTATGA
- a CDS encoding ribosome biogenesis GTP-binding protein YsxC (COG0218 Predicted GTPase), whose translation MHNLNAQFIISSPTVAGCPPPTMPEYAFIGRSNVGKSSLINMLVGHSKLAKTSGTPGKTQLINHFLIEQQWYLVDLPGYGFAKVSKTQRASWTKMIKDYLEQRQNLLCLFVLLDVRLEPQKIDLEFMQWLGKNGLPFAMVFTKADKLSGSKVDQHVAAYKRTMLKSWEELPPYFVTSAESGLGREDLVEFIRQLNRDFKN comes from the coding sequence ATGCACAACCTCAACGCTCAATTTATTATCAGCAGCCCAACTGTTGCCGGTTGCCCACCTCCTACCATGCCGGAGTACGCCTTTATCGGACGCTCCAATGTTGGCAAATCTTCGCTGATTAACATGCTGGTAGGGCACAGCAAGCTGGCAAAAACCTCAGGTACCCCCGGGAAAACACAGCTCATCAATCATTTTTTGATAGAACAACAATGGTATCTGGTAGATTTGCCCGGCTACGGCTTTGCAAAAGTAAGCAAAACGCAGCGTGCCAGCTGGACTAAGATGATAAAAGATTATCTGGAGCAGCGCCAGAATCTGTTGTGCCTTTTTGTGCTGCTGGATGTACGCCTGGAGCCCCAGAAAATAGACCTGGAGTTTATGCAGTGGTTAGGAAAAAATGGCCTGCCCTTTGCTATGGTATTTACCAAAGCTGATAAACTTTCCGGATCGAAGGTAGACCAGCACGTAGCGGCTTACAAGCGTACGATGTTAAAATCTTGGGAGGAGCTCCCCCCCTACTTTGTAACCTCTGCAGAATCCGGACTTGGCCGGGAAGATCTGGTAGAATTTATTCGCCAGCTGAATAGAGATTTCAAGAATTAG
- a CDS encoding subtilisin-like serine protease (COG1404 Subtilisin-like serine proteases), translated as MKKNYSVALLALLLMMLVGAPVDAQRKKNFTLADTLSQAPENWFNMDPQTDRVPGVSTERAYRELLSQKTPTEVIVAVIDSGIDIEHEDLKDKIWVNTKEVAGNGIDDDNNGYVDDINGWNFIGGPNGEHVNYDTFELTRLYKQYHDKYEGKTAEEVADKHEFALYQQIKQEYEAERAEYEEQGSSFLQFYEQYSAARAQLRAALGKDDIRMEDLDEFDPQTDELRVARGIVGFALSNNLTDEQIEEYNDYLSRYLKYNLNPDFDPRHIVGDNYNNLQERSYGNALVEGPDAEHGTHVAGIVAANRQNEIGVEGVAAPVKIMVLRAVPNGDERDKDIANAIRYAVDNGARVINMSFGKAYSPDKAVVDEAVRYASDKGVLLVHAAGNDGKNIDTENNYPTKRYLGTKGVADNWLEVGASAWGSGNTFVGTFSNYGRKTVDIFAPGVDLYSTVPDSEYRSLSGTSMAAPVVSGIAALVMAYYPDLSAQQVRDIIMKSSVRYTKGRVNRPGEDPGSKEAETRFKKLSSTGGVANAYYALQRAEKVSKRNKR; from the coding sequence ATGAAAAAAAACTATTCTGTAGCCCTGCTTGCATTACTGTTGATGATGCTGGTGGGTGCTCCTGTAGATGCACAGCGAAAGAAAAATTTTACCCTGGCCGATACACTGAGCCAGGCTCCTGAGAACTGGTTTAACATGGATCCGCAAACTGACCGGGTGCCGGGGGTGAGTACCGAAAGGGCTTACAGAGAACTGCTCTCCCAAAAAACTCCCACAGAAGTTATTGTTGCCGTTATTGATTCCGGAATTGACATAGAGCATGAGGACCTGAAGGATAAAATCTGGGTAAACACAAAAGAAGTTGCCGGCAATGGCATAGACGATGACAACAATGGCTATGTAGATGATATCAATGGCTGGAATTTTATTGGAGGCCCCAATGGGGAGCATGTTAATTACGATACATTTGAGCTTACCAGGCTTTACAAGCAGTATCATGACAAATACGAAGGAAAAACTGCCGAAGAGGTAGCAGATAAGCATGAGTTTGCCCTTTACCAGCAGATCAAGCAGGAATACGAGGCAGAACGTGCTGAGTATGAAGAGCAGGGGTCTTCTTTCCTTCAGTTTTACGAGCAGTACTCAGCGGCAAGAGCACAACTAAGAGCAGCCCTGGGCAAGGACGACATCAGGATGGAAGATCTGGATGAGTTTGATCCTCAGACGGATGAGTTGCGTGTTGCCAGAGGTATTGTAGGATTTGCGCTTAGCAACAACCTTACCGATGAGCAGATAGAGGAATACAATGATTACCTGAGCCGTTACCTGAAATACAACCTGAACCCGGATTTTGACCCCCGTCATATTGTAGGGGATAACTACAACAATTTGCAGGAACGCTCTTATGGCAATGCGCTTGTAGAAGGCCCGGATGCCGAGCATGGCACCCACGTAGCTGGTATTGTTGCAGCCAACCGTCAGAATGAAATTGGTGTTGAAGGAGTAGCTGCCCCGGTGAAAATAATGGTGCTACGGGCGGTGCCTAATGGCGATGAACGCGACAAGGATATTGCCAATGCCATTCGCTATGCAGTTGACAACGGGGCCAGGGTGATCAACATGAGCTTTGGTAAAGCCTATTCTCCGGATAAAGCAGTGGTAGATGAAGCCGTACGTTATGCCAGCGATAAAGGGGTGCTGCTGGTACACGCAGCTGGTAACGATGGCAAGAACATCGATACTGAAAATAACTATCCCACCAAGCGCTACCTGGGTACCAAAGGCGTTGCCGATAACTGGCTGGAGGTAGGAGCCTCTGCCTGGGGAAGCGGAAATACTTTTGTAGGAACCTTCTCAAACTACGGACGTAAAACTGTGGATATATTTGCACCCGGTGTAGACCTGTACTCTACCGTGCCCGATTCTGAATACAGAAGCCTGAGCGGTACCAGTATGGCGGCACCAGTAGTAAGTGGAATTGCAGCCCTGGTAATGGCCTATTACCCGGATCTGTCGGCTCAGCAGGTAAGAGATATTATCATGAAATCTTCGGTTCGCTATACCAAAGGCCGGGTAAACAGACCTGGTGAAGATCCGGGCAGCAAAGAAGCCGAGACCCGTTTTAAGAAGCTTTCCAGCACCGGCGGGGTGGCCAATGCTTATTATGCCCTTCAAAGAGCCGAAAAAGTAAGCAAGCGAAACAAACGTTAG
- a CDS encoding short chain enoyl-CoA hydratase (COG1024 Enoyl-CoA hydratase/carnithine racemase): MQAEFITVTPQYRKHIALIALNRPKELNALNLQLMGELRDALTTLDEDDSVRVIVLTGNERAFAAGADIKQMAGKGAIDMAKVDQFSTWDKIKRTKKPLIAAVSGFALGGGCELAMTCDMIVASETAQFGQPEIKIGVMPGAGGTQRLTRAIGKARAMELVLTGKFISAQEALSWGLVNRVVPVELYLQSAMELAEEIAQMSPIATQMAKESVNHAYESSLSEGLYFERKNFYLLFASEDQKEGMNAFIEKRQPDFKGR, translated from the coding sequence ATGCAAGCAGAATTCATTACCGTTACGCCCCAATACCGCAAACACATTGCCCTCATTGCCCTGAACCGCCCAAAGGAGCTCAACGCCCTTAATCTGCAGCTGATGGGTGAGTTACGCGATGCCCTGACTACGCTGGACGAAGACGACTCCGTGCGTGTAATAGTGCTAACCGGAAACGAACGGGCCTTTGCAGCAGGTGCAGACATTAAGCAGATGGCCGGCAAAGGAGCCATTGACATGGCAAAAGTTGATCAGTTCAGCACCTGGGATAAGATTAAGCGCACCAAAAAGCCCCTGATAGCAGCTGTATCGGGCTTTGCCCTGGGAGGTGGCTGCGAGCTGGCCATGACCTGCGATATGATCGTAGCCTCAGAAACTGCCCAGTTTGGCCAACCCGAAATAAAAATTGGCGTGATGCCCGGTGCCGGCGGTACCCAGCGGCTCACCCGCGCCATCGGCAAAGCAAGGGCAATGGAACTGGTGTTAACAGGCAAATTCATTTCCGCCCAGGAAGCCCTAAGCTGGGGTCTGGTAAACCGGGTAGTGCCGGTAGAGTTGTACCTGCAAAGCGCTATGGAGCTGGCAGAGGAAATCGCACAGATGTCGCCCATTGCTACCCAGATGGCTAAAGAATCCGTAAACCATGCCTATGAAAGCAGCCTTAGCGAAGGACTCTATTTCGAGCGCAAAAACTTTTACCTCCTTTTTGCCTCCGAAGATCAGAAAGAAGGCATGAATGCCTTTATCGAAAAACGCCAGCCGGATTTTAAAGGGAGATAA
- a CDS encoding peroxiredoxin (COG0450 Peroxiredoxin) → MASLVGKKAPLFSAPAVINGEEIVDNFSLDQFIGKKYVVFYFYPKDFTFVCPTEIHAFQEKLAQFEQRDVAIVGCSCDTEESHLAWLNVPKEHGGIQGVTYPIVADSAKTIAHNFGVLAGDWNYDEEGNLQFEGKPVAYRGSFLIDLEGVVRHATINDLPLGRNIDEMIRLVDALRHVEKFGEVCPANWEEGKQAMNATRQGVAEYLSNN, encoded by the coding sequence ATGGCATCATTAGTTGGAAAAAAAGCTCCACTATTTAGCGCTCCTGCTGTTATTAACGGCGAAGAAATCGTAGACAACTTCTCTCTTGACCAGTTCATTGGCAAGAAGTACGTGGTGTTCTACTTCTATCCGAAAGATTTTACATTTGTTTGTCCAACTGAAATTCATGCTTTCCAGGAAAAACTGGCTCAGTTTGAGCAGCGTGATGTGGCGATTGTAGGCTGCTCCTGCGACACTGAAGAAAGCCACCTGGCCTGGCTGAACGTACCGAAAGAACATGGCGGTATCCAGGGTGTAACCTACCCTATCGTTGCTGACTCTGCCAAAACCATTGCCCATAACTTTGGTGTACTGGCCGGCGACTGGAACTACGACGAGGAAGGTAACCTGCAGTTCGAAGGCAAGCCTGTTGCATACCGCGGCAGTTTCCTGATCGATCTGGAAGGTGTTGTCCGTCATGCCACCATCAACGATCTGCCACTGGGCCGCAACATCGACGAAATGATCCGTCTGGTAGATGCCCTGCGTCACGTTGAGAAATTTGGCGAGGTATGCCCTGCTAACTGGGAAGAAGGCAAACAGGCCATGAACGCTACCCGCCAGGGTGTAGCCGAGTACCTGTCGAACAACTGA
- a CDS encoding aspartate kinase (COG0527 Aspartokinases), whose translation MKVFKFGGASVKDAEGVKNVAGIIKTHIEEPLLVVVSAMGKTTDALEKLLELSLGHTSYTEKINELYEYHLQVVKGLFEDIHHEVHFFLAQRFQSLTRALQKARRLPYNQVYDEVVAHGELISSGILQAYLAKLEVSCRWIDARDYISTNNLHREAQVNWPLTGSKVNRELIPVLEEAVIITQGFIGRSSDGHTTTLGREGSDFSAAIFASCLNAASVTIWKDVPGVLNADPRLIEDTVLYSELNYYDAAEMTYFGASVIHPKTIKPLANQQIPLLVRSFTQPDKPGTRIFEEGAYQPVPAIIFKKNQTLITFHIRDYSFITERNLSSIFFMLDMMHIKINVMQNSATSVSICVDGNTSKNDALINNLSSEYEIRYNTGLTLITIKNYNDTTIAEMSSEKELLLEQRTRHTYQIVVR comes from the coding sequence ATGAAAGTTTTCAAATTTGGAGGCGCCTCTGTGAAAGATGCCGAAGGCGTTAAAAATGTTGCCGGTATCATAAAAACCCATATCGAAGAACCACTGCTGGTGGTAGTTTCGGCCATGGGTAAAACCACCGATGCCCTGGAAAAATTACTGGAGCTTAGCCTGGGGCATACCTCTTATACCGAAAAAATTAACGAGCTCTACGAGTATCACCTGCAGGTGGTTAAGGGTTTGTTTGAAGATATTCATCATGAGGTACACTTTTTCCTGGCGCAGCGTTTTCAGTCGCTTACGCGAGCATTGCAAAAAGCCCGCCGACTGCCCTATAACCAGGTATACGATGAGGTAGTAGCGCACGGAGAGCTTATATCATCCGGTATTCTGCAGGCTTACCTGGCTAAGCTGGAGGTTAGCTGCCGCTGGATCGATGCCCGTGATTACATCAGTACCAATAACCTGCACCGCGAGGCCCAGGTTAACTGGCCCCTGACAGGCAGCAAAGTAAACCGGGAGCTGATTCCGGTGCTGGAGGAAGCAGTGATCATTACCCAGGGTTTTATAGGCCGCAGCTCCGATGGTCACACCACTACCCTGGGTCGTGAGGGCTCCGACTTTTCGGCGGCTATTTTTGCCAGCTGCCTGAATGCCGCATCGGTTACCATCTGGAAAGATGTGCCCGGTGTGCTCAATGCTGACCCCAGGCTTATTGAAGATACCGTCCTGTATTCAGAATTAAACTATTACGATGCTGCCGAAATGACTTACTTTGGTGCATCCGTCATCCACCCAAAAACCATTAAACCACTGGCCAACCAGCAGATTCCGCTGCTGGTACGCTCCTTTACACAACCAGATAAGCCTGGCACCCGCATCTTCGAAGAAGGTGCCTACCAGCCGGTACCCGCCATTATCTTCAAGAAAAATCAAACCCTTATTACTTTTCATATCAGGGATTATTCTTTTATTACCGAACGAAACCTTAGCAGCATTTTCTTTATGCTGGATATGATGCATATTAAAATTAACGTGATGCAGAACTCAGCTACCTCGGTTTCTATTTGTGTAGATGGTAACACCAGTAAAAACGATGCGTTAATTAATAACCTCTCCAGCGAATATGAAATACGCTACAACACCGGCCTTACCCTGATTACCATTAAAAACTATAACGATACCACCATAGCAGAAATGAGCAGTGAAAAGGAGTTGCTGCTGGAACAAAGAACCCGCCATACCTATCAGATTGTGGTGCGTTGA